In one window of Bemisia tabaci chromosome 4, PGI_BMITA_v3 DNA:
- the LOC109033568 gene encoding methionyl-tRNA formyltransferase, mitochondrial: MAILKFCSTILKPQFTQVSLLCVAQLSNPLGISYVRRFACKSSGPPWRILFFGSDDFALKSLQALCSKYRTETLISRLGVVTGNENNMVGKFIQDEKLDFSLWPIEESAVKGNYDLGIVVSFGHLIPEEIINSFPLGMINAHASLLPRWRGSSPITYALMNGDSETGVTIMKVSPRKFDRGDIVRQYRCSIAADETNPKLRERLAQHSADLLIECVRDLPKCLDHCHPQPKDGVTYAPKFDKSISRIDWSSMTSRDILNLHRALGHMYPLTTHWKDYPVKFLSFSINPSDPTSERIVSCDSESIKTASALSFLSVSKKKDHSVGVGKSAVSFLNSDESRKREVAANSSVKPGLVSYNKKRKVLFVECCDGRKIVVDALKVPGKKQLSAADFYNGFLSKESDESKWYFSD, encoded by the exons ATGGCAATCCTCAAGTTTTGTTCCACCATTTTAAAACCACAATTCACCCAAGTGTCACTTCTGTGCGTTGCACAATTGAGCAATCCTTTGGGGATTAGTTATGTCCGTCGCTTTGCTTGCAAAAGTAGCGGGCCCCCATGGCGAATTCTATTTTTTGGCTCTGATGACTTTGCCTTAAAAAGTCTTCAAGCTTTGTGCTCAAAATA tcgaACTGAAACATTGATCAGCAGACTAGGCGTTGTAACGGGCAACGAGAACAACATGGTTGGAAAATTTATACAAGATGAGAAATTGGATTTTTCACTTTGGCCAATTGAAGAGAGTGCGGTGAAGGGAAATTATGATTTGGGAATTGTGGTTTCATTTGGTCATCTCATACCCGAAGAAATAATCAACTCTTTTCCTTT AGGAATGATAAACGCTCATGCAAGTTTGCTGCCTAGATGGAGAGGCTCATCGCCAATCACGTATGCCTTAATGAACGGTGATTCAGAAACAGGCGTCACTATAATGAAAGTCAGTCCAAGGAA GTTTGATAGAGGCGATATAGTTCGACAGTACCGTTGTTCAATTGCTGCCGATGAAACCAACCCAAAACTTCGAGAGCGTCTAGCCCAACATAGTGCTGACCTTCTGATAGAGTGTGTACGGGACTTGCCAAAATGTTTAGATCATTGTCACCCGCAACCCAAGGATGGTGttacctatg ctccaaaatttgataaaagtaTATCAAGGATTGATTGGTCATCCATGACATCCCGTGATATTCTTAACCTGCATCGAGCTTTGGGACACATGTATCCCCTTACTACGCATTGGAAGGACTACCCTGTCAAGTTCCTCAGTTTCTCAATCAACCCAAGTGACCCTACTAGCGAAAGAATTGTATCTTGTGATTCTGAGTCAATCAAAACAGCATCAgctctttcatttttaagtgtAAGTAAGAAAAAAGATCATAGCGTTGGAGTTGGAAAGTCAGCTGTATCCTTCTTAAACTCAGATGAATCGAGAAAACGGGAAGTGGCAGCAAACAGTTCAGTTAAACCTGGTCTAGTCAGTTACAATAAAAAACGGAAAGTCTTATTTGTGGAGTGCTGTGATGGCAGAAAAATTGTCGTAGATGCTTTAAAAGTTCCAGGTAAGAAACAGTTATCTGCAGCTGATTTTTATAATGGGTTTCTGTCCAAGGAGTCTGATGAATCAAAGTGGTATTTTAGTGATTAA
- the Amt gene encoding putative ammonium transporter 3 isoform X3, translating into MNESSTSESGGIYDFSSEDAAWILTSAFIIFTMQTGFGLLELGCVAPKNEVNIMMKNLVDIFLGGITYWLFGYALSFGRSELNTPFVALGDFALNIDNADPQKGAIYTFFVFQLSFATTATTIVSGAVAERCGFKAYCLFSLINNIVYCLPAGWVWGEHGFLSKMGAVDIAGSSVVHLTGGVTALAAVIMLGPRIGRYELGIEPLPLGKPSSCAQGLFVLWWGWLAFNSGSTYGVTNGKIDYAAKAAAMTMISSFGGGTVGLLYSFHTQNGRCSMMDVVNSVLGALVAVTAGCFLYQSWEALLVGAIGGLLVAYSVPFFDRLNIDDPVGASSVHGVCGMWGTLAVGLFAENPLPLTTTYGRSGLFRGGGWTLFFVQSLTVISIAVWSFFSTIVLLWVVNKIFPLRLEAYQEIRGADYYEHGIEDSQILILRSMSSFRLLGHRRTKAAATSQKYIFHRSSIWQQVVFTPSSVF; encoded by the exons GGTTCGGTTTGCTGGAGCTAGGCTGCGTCGCGCCGAAGAACGAAGTGAACATAATGATGAAGAACTTGGTGGACATCTTCCTGGGCGGCATCACTTACTGGCTCTTCGGTTACGCGCTGAGCTTCGGCAGGAGCGAGCTCAACACTCCGTTCGTGGCCCTCGGAGACTTTGCACTCAACATCGACAACGCCGATCCCCAAAAGGGGGCAATTTACACCTTCTTCGTCTTCCAACTATCCTTTGCCACCACCGCCACAACTATTGTGTCTGGAGCTGTTGCGGAGAG gtgTGGCTTCAAGGCTTATTGTCTCTTCTCTTTGATCAACAACATTGTGTACTGTTTGCCGGCTGGGTGGGTCTGGGGTGAGCAcggatttttgagcaaaatggGTGCTGTAGACATCGCCGGTTCCTCTGTGGTTCATTTGACTGGCGGCGTTACTG CGTTGGCCGCTGTCATAATGTTGGGCCCTCGAATCGGAAGATACGAGCTCGGAATTGAGCCTCTGCCTTTGGGTAAACCAAGCAGCTGTGCTCAAGGATTGTTCGTTCTCTGGTGGGGATGGCTTGCATTCAACTCTGGCAG TACTTACGGGGTGACAAATGGAAAGATAGACTACGCAGCAAAAGCAGCTGCGATGACGATGATCTCTTCTTTCGGTGGAGGCACGGTCGGCCTTCTCTACTCCTTCCACACTCAAAACGGGCGCTGTTCCATGATGGACGTCGTCAACTCCGTCCTCGGAGCATTGGTCGCAGTCACCG CTGGGTGTTTCTTGTACCAATCGTGGGAAGCATTACTTGTTGGTGCTATTGGAGGACTTCTTGTTGCCTACAGTGTGCCTTTCTTCGACCGATTAAACATAGATGATCCAGTTGGGGCTTCATCAGTTCATG GAGTATGCGGTATGTGGGGCACATTGGCGGTTGGACTGTTCGCTGAAAATCCACTCCCTCTAACAACTACCTATGGAAGGAGCGGGTTATTTCGAG GCGGAGGATGGACGTTATTCTTCGTCCAATCCCTGACTGTCATTTCGATCGCAGTATGGAGCTTCTTCTCAACAATTGTTTTACTATGG GTAGTGAATAAGATATTCCCTCTGCGGCTAGAGGCCTATCAAGAGATAAGAGGTGCAGATTACTACGAGCATGGGATAGAAGATTC GCAGATCCTGATCTTGAGATCGATGAGCAGTTTCCGCCTCCTGGGCCATCGTCGTACAAAAGCGGCGGCGACCTCTcaaaagtatatttttcatcgctcgtcaatttggcaacaagtGGTTTTTACACCCTCTTCGGTCTTCTGA
- the Amt gene encoding acyl-CoA Delta-9 desaturase isoform X2, whose protein sequence is MAPKSSDQRESNENISVLPTSINYADPDLEIDEQFPPPGPSSYKSGGDLSKVYFSSLVNLATSGFYTLFGLLKYSILRPYIIFWHELSMDPRVRLSPWSPPPKDEVKISRRQISIVRRRRFFTLLVHVLAVVGFYYCITGQVKVYTVLWAVMLGVASSTAVTAGAHRLWSHHSFKATWQLRLPLMVFQTMALEFSILDWVRNHRVHHKFVDTDADPHNARRGFFFSHVGWVLVAPHPAFLAARKRVYVDDVQRDWVVTFQARYYWYLNILLCYIIPTVVPWYFWNENFWAAHFVAGHLRQVIFLHGTFTINSIAHKWGTRPYDRRILPTENMFVSFASMGDGWHNYHHVFPWDYKNSELWDYKLNLSALLVDICAKIGWAYNLKTVSHKMVAERVKKTGDGTHPLSQDKVIWGWNDEDMSRQEREVALITHEKLFCKQN, encoded by the exons ATGGCTCCAAAATCGTCAGATCAGAGAGaatccaacgaaaatatttCAGTATTACCGACGTCGATCAACTATGCAGATCCTGATCTTGAGATCGATGAGCAGTTTCCGCCTCCTGGGCCATCGTCGTACAAAAGCGGCGGCGACCTCTcaaaagtatatttttcatcgctcgtcaatttggcaacaagtGGTTTTTACACCCTCTTCGGTCTTCTGAAATACTCCATTCTGCGGCCGTACATTATTTTTTGGC ATGAGTTGTCGATGGATCCAAGAGTTCGGCTCAGCCCATGGTCCCCGCCTCCGAAAGATGAAGTGAAGATATCCAGAAGGCAGATCTCCATAGTAAGGCGAAGAAGATTCTTCACTCTACTCGTCCACGTTTTGGCTGTTGTGGGCTTTTATTACTGCATCACGGGCCAAGTTAAGGTCTACACCGTATTGTGGG CCGTGATGTTGGGGGTGGCCTCCTCGACGGCGGTGACGGCAGGGGCGCACCGGTTGTGGTCGCACCACTCCTTCAAGGCCACGTGGCAGCTCCGGCTCCCGCTCATGGTGTTCCAGACGATGGCCCTCGAGTTCAGCATCCTGGACTGGGTCCGCAACCACCGGGTCCACCACAAGTTCGTCGACACTGACGCCGACCCGCACAACGCCCGCCGCGGCTTCTTCTTCTCCCACGTCGGCTGGGTCCTCGTCGCCCCCCACCCCGCCTTCCTCGCCGCCCGCAAACGCGTCTACGTCGACGACGTCCAGAGGGACTGGGTCGTCACCTTTCAGGCCAG ATACTATTGGTACTTGAACATACTGCTTTGTTATATCATCCCTACCGTTGTTCCTTGGTATTTTTGGAATGAGAACTTCTGGGCAGCTCATTTTGTGGCAGGCCATCTGCGTCAAGTGATCTTTCTACACGGGACTTTTACGATTAACAGCATTGCTCACAAGTGGGGCACAAGGCCATACGACAG GAGAATTTTGCCGACAGAAAACATGTTTGTATCATTCGCATCAATGGGCGATGGCTGGCACAATTACCACCATGTCTTCCCGTGGGACTATAAAAACTCCGAGCTGTGGGATTACAAGCTCAACCTATCAGCATTACTGGTAGATATCTGTGCCAAGATTGGCTGGGCATACAATCTCAAGACTGTATCACACAAGATGGTGGCCGAGCGGGTGAAAAAAACAGGTGATGGGACGCATCCCCTGAGCCAGGACAAGGTCATCTGGGGCTGGAACGATGAAGACATGTCTCGACAAGAAAGGGAAGTAGCTCTCATTACCCATGAAAAGCTCTTTTGTAAGCAAAATTAA
- the Amt gene encoding acyl-CoA Delta-9 desaturase isoform X1 — MVTMYLVVSFRCRDNKISKMAPKSSDQRESNENISVLPTSINYADPDLEIDEQFPPPGPSSYKSGGDLSKVYFSSLVNLATSGFYTLFGLLKYSILRPYIIFWHELSMDPRVRLSPWSPPPKDEVKISRRQISIVRRRRFFTLLVHVLAVVGFYYCITGQVKVYTVLWAVMLGVASSTAVTAGAHRLWSHHSFKATWQLRLPLMVFQTMALEFSILDWVRNHRVHHKFVDTDADPHNARRGFFFSHVGWVLVAPHPAFLAARKRVYVDDVQRDWVVTFQARYYWYLNILLCYIIPTVVPWYFWNENFWAAHFVAGHLRQVIFLHGTFTINSIAHKWGTRPYDRRILPTENMFVSFASMGDGWHNYHHVFPWDYKNSELWDYKLNLSALLVDICAKIGWAYNLKTVSHKMVAERVKKTGDGTHPLSQDKVIWGWNDEDMSRQEREVALITHEKLFCKQN; from the exons ATGGTTACAATGTATCTCGTTGTTTCATTTCGTTGCAGAGATAACAAAATCAGTAAAATGGCTCCAAAATCGTCAGATCAGAGAGaatccaacgaaaatatttCAGTATTACCGACGTCGATCAACTATGCAGATCCTGATCTTGAGATCGATGAGCAGTTTCCGCCTCCTGGGCCATCGTCGTACAAAAGCGGCGGCGACCTCTcaaaagtatatttttcatcgctcgtcaatttggcaacaagtGGTTTTTACACCCTCTTCGGTCTTCTGAAATACTCCATTCTGCGGCCGTACATTATTTTTTGGC ATGAGTTGTCGATGGATCCAAGAGTTCGGCTCAGCCCATGGTCCCCGCCTCCGAAAGATGAAGTGAAGATATCCAGAAGGCAGATCTCCATAGTAAGGCGAAGAAGATTCTTCACTCTACTCGTCCACGTTTTGGCTGTTGTGGGCTTTTATTACTGCATCACGGGCCAAGTTAAGGTCTACACCGTATTGTGGG CCGTGATGTTGGGGGTGGCCTCCTCGACGGCGGTGACGGCAGGGGCGCACCGGTTGTGGTCGCACCACTCCTTCAAGGCCACGTGGCAGCTCCGGCTCCCGCTCATGGTGTTCCAGACGATGGCCCTCGAGTTCAGCATCCTGGACTGGGTCCGCAACCACCGGGTCCACCACAAGTTCGTCGACACTGACGCCGACCCGCACAACGCCCGCCGCGGCTTCTTCTTCTCCCACGTCGGCTGGGTCCTCGTCGCCCCCCACCCCGCCTTCCTCGCCGCCCGCAAACGCGTCTACGTCGACGACGTCCAGAGGGACTGGGTCGTCACCTTTCAGGCCAG ATACTATTGGTACTTGAACATACTGCTTTGTTATATCATCCCTACCGTTGTTCCTTGGTATTTTTGGAATGAGAACTTCTGGGCAGCTCATTTTGTGGCAGGCCATCTGCGTCAAGTGATCTTTCTACACGGGACTTTTACGATTAACAGCATTGCTCACAAGTGGGGCACAAGGCCATACGACAG GAGAATTTTGCCGACAGAAAACATGTTTGTATCATTCGCATCAATGGGCGATGGCTGGCACAATTACCACCATGTCTTCCCGTGGGACTATAAAAACTCCGAGCTGTGGGATTACAAGCTCAACCTATCAGCATTACTGGTAGATATCTGTGCCAAGATTGGCTGGGCATACAATCTCAAGACTGTATCACACAAGATGGTGGCCGAGCGGGTGAAAAAAACAGGTGATGGGACGCATCCCCTGAGCCAGGACAAGGTCATCTGGGGCTGGAACGATGAAGACATGTCTCGACAAGAAAGGGAAGTAGCTCTCATTACCCATGAAAAGCTCTTTTGTAAGCAAAATTAA